In a single window of the Cucurbita pepo subsp. pepo cultivar mu-cu-16 chromosome LG18, ASM280686v2, whole genome shotgun sequence genome:
- the LOC111779762 gene encoding putative clathrin assembly protein At5g35200 isoform X1 encodes MSGGGTQNSLRKALGALKDTTTVSLAKVNSDYKELDIAIVKATNHVERPAKEKHIRAIFAAISATRPRADVAYCIHALARRLSKTHNWAVALKTLVVIHRALREVDPTFHEELINYGRRRNHMLNLSHFKDDSSANAWDYSAWVRSYALFLEERLECFRVLKYDVETDRARTKDLDTAELLEQLPALQELLYRVLGCQPQGAAVHNFVIQLALSLVASESIKIYQAISDGTVNLVDKFFEMQRQDAMKALEIYRRAGQQAERLSEFYEVCKNLDIGRGQTFTKIEQPPASFLQAMEEYVREAPRTSTIRKDQQVADAKLAAPRDILAIEYKKEPAAQVEQPVAPPPAPSPPPPEPVKVEPAVTEPPDLLGLNDPVPEATSNLDEKNSLALAIVPDADQKTSSAPSQVNGTTTTGWELALVTAPSSNENVAATSKLAGGLDLLTLDSLYDDAIRRNNQNVSYNPWEPVPVHGAMVQQQPIHDPFFASSAMAAPHSVQMSAMANQQQAFMLNQQHQHQQQMMMMAPPPQQSNPFGNPHGANGHHYGPGMPVHASNPYAGLI; translated from the exons ATGTCAGGTGGGGGTACACAGAACAGCTTAAGAAAAGCACTGGGGGCCCTGAAGGATACTACCACAGTTTCATTAGCTAAAGTTAACAGTGATTATAAG GAATTAGACATTGCTATAGTGAAGGCAACAAATCATGTTGAACgtcctgcaaaagaaaaacatatccGGG CTATATTCGCGGCTATCTCAGCTACCAGGCCTAGGGCTGATGTTGCATATTGCATTCATGCTTTGGCAAGAAGATTATCAAAGACGCATAATTGGGCA GTTGCATTAAAGACTTTGGTTGTTATCCATCGTGCTTTGCGGGAAGTAGACCCCAC ATTTCACGAAGAACTCATTAACTATGGCAGGAGAAGAAACCACATGCTTAATTTATCTCATTTTAAAGACGATTCCAGTGCTAATG CATGGGATTATTCTGCTTGGGTTCGTTCATATGCCTTATTTTTGGAGGAGAGGTTGGAATGTTTCCGTGTGCTGAAGTATGATGTTGAGACAGATCGCGCG AGAACCAAAGATCTAGATACTGCTGAGTTGCTTGAGCAGTTGCCAGCATTACAAGAGCTTCTATATCGGGTACTTGGTTGTCAG CCTCAAGGAGCCGCCGTTCATAATTTTGTAATTCAGCTAGCCCTTTCATTG GTTGCTTCTGAGAGCATCAAAATTTATCAAGCCATCAGTGATGGTACGGTAAACTTAGTTGACAAG TTTTTCGAGATGCAACGGCAAGATGCAATGAAAGCCCTGGAAATTTACAGGAGGGCTGGCCAGCAG GCGGAGAGGCTCTCTGAGTTCTATGAAGTTTGTAAAAATCTTGATATTGGGCGTGGCCAGACATTTACAAAGATTGAACAG CCCCCTGCATCATTTTTACAAGCCATGGAAGAATATGTAAGAGAAGCTCCACGGACTTCAACCATTCGTAAGGATCAG CAGGTTGCTGATGCTAAACTGGCTGCTCCTAGAGACATTTTGGCCATCGAGTACAAGAAGGAACCGGCAGCGCAAGTTGAACAGCCAGTGGCACCTCCACCAGCCCCGTCTCCCCCACCACCTGAACCAGTTAAAGTAGAACCAGCCGTGACTGAGCCACCTGACTTGTTG GGTTTGAATGATCCTGTACCTGAGGCTACTTCCAATTTGGATGAAAAGAATTCTCTGGCGTTGGCTATTGTCCCAGATG CCGATCAAAAAACCAGTTCTGCTCCAAGCCAAGTTAATGGTACTACAACTACCGGCTGGGAATTGGCACTTGTTACGGCACCAAGCTCAAATGAAAATGTAGCTGCTACAAGCAAATTG GCCGGAGGTTTGGACCTGCTTACATTAGACAGCTTGTATGATGATGCAATCAGAAGAAATAATCAGAACGTGAGTTACAATCCATGGGAGCCAGTCCCAGTGCATGGTGCCATGGTGCAACAACAGCCAATCCATGATCCCTTTTTCGCCTCGTCTGCTATGGCTGCACCACATTCAGTACAAATGTCAGCTATGGCCAACCAGCAGCAAGCTTTCATGTTGAATCAGCAGCATCAGCATCAGCAacagatgatgatgatggctCCCCCACCGCAACAGTCGAATCCTTTCGGAAATCCTCATGGAGCCAATGGCCACCACTACGGTCCGGGTATGCCTGTTCATGCTTCCAATCCATATGCTGGTCTCATTTAA
- the LOC111779762 gene encoding putative clathrin assembly protein At5g35200 isoform X3, whose translation MSGGGTQNSLRKALGALKDTTTVSLAKVNSDYKELDIAIVKATNHVERPAKEKHIRAIFAAISATRPRADVAYCIHALARRLSKTHNWAVALKTLVVIHRALREVDPTFHEELINYGRRRNHMLNLSHFKDDSSANAWDYSAWVRSYALFLEERLECFRVLKYDVETDRARTKDLDTAELLEQLPALQELLYRVLGCQPQGAAVHNFVIQLALSLVASESIKIYQAISDGTVNLVDKFFEMQRQDAMKALEIYRRAGQQAERLSEFYEVCKNLDIGRGQTFTKIEQPPASFLQAMEEYVREAPRTSTIRKDQVADAKLAAPRDILAIEYKKEPAAQVEQPVAPPPAPSPPPPEPVKVEPAVTEPPDLLGLNDPVPEATSNLDEKNSLALAIVPDADQKTSSAPSQVNGTTTTGWELALVTAPSSNENVAATSKLAGGLDLLTLDSLYDDAIRRNNQNVSYNPWEPVPVHGAMVQQQPIHDPFFASSAMAAPHSVQMSAMANQQQAFMLNQQHQHQQQMMMMAPPPQQSNPFGNPHGANGHHYGPGMPVHASNPYAGLI comes from the exons ATGTCAGGTGGGGGTACACAGAACAGCTTAAGAAAAGCACTGGGGGCCCTGAAGGATACTACCACAGTTTCATTAGCTAAAGTTAACAGTGATTATAAG GAATTAGACATTGCTATAGTGAAGGCAACAAATCATGTTGAACgtcctgcaaaagaaaaacatatccGGG CTATATTCGCGGCTATCTCAGCTACCAGGCCTAGGGCTGATGTTGCATATTGCATTCATGCTTTGGCAAGAAGATTATCAAAGACGCATAATTGGGCA GTTGCATTAAAGACTTTGGTTGTTATCCATCGTGCTTTGCGGGAAGTAGACCCCAC ATTTCACGAAGAACTCATTAACTATGGCAGGAGAAGAAACCACATGCTTAATTTATCTCATTTTAAAGACGATTCCAGTGCTAATG CATGGGATTATTCTGCTTGGGTTCGTTCATATGCCTTATTTTTGGAGGAGAGGTTGGAATGTTTCCGTGTGCTGAAGTATGATGTTGAGACAGATCGCGCG AGAACCAAAGATCTAGATACTGCTGAGTTGCTTGAGCAGTTGCCAGCATTACAAGAGCTTCTATATCGGGTACTTGGTTGTCAG CCTCAAGGAGCCGCCGTTCATAATTTTGTAATTCAGCTAGCCCTTTCATTG GTTGCTTCTGAGAGCATCAAAATTTATCAAGCCATCAGTGATGGTACGGTAAACTTAGTTGACAAG TTTTTCGAGATGCAACGGCAAGATGCAATGAAAGCCCTGGAAATTTACAGGAGGGCTGGCCAGCAG GCGGAGAGGCTCTCTGAGTTCTATGAAGTTTGTAAAAATCTTGATATTGGGCGTGGCCAGACATTTACAAAGATTGAACAG CCCCCTGCATCATTTTTACAAGCCATGGAAGAATATGTAAGAGAAGCTCCACGGACTTCAACCATTCGTAAGGATCAG GTTGCTGATGCTAAACTGGCTGCTCCTAGAGACATTTTGGCCATCGAGTACAAGAAGGAACCGGCAGCGCAAGTTGAACAGCCAGTGGCACCTCCACCAGCCCCGTCTCCCCCACCACCTGAACCAGTTAAAGTAGAACCAGCCGTGACTGAGCCACCTGACTTGTTG GGTTTGAATGATCCTGTACCTGAGGCTACTTCCAATTTGGATGAAAAGAATTCTCTGGCGTTGGCTATTGTCCCAGATG CCGATCAAAAAACCAGTTCTGCTCCAAGCCAAGTTAATGGTACTACAACTACCGGCTGGGAATTGGCACTTGTTACGGCACCAAGCTCAAATGAAAATGTAGCTGCTACAAGCAAATTG GCCGGAGGTTTGGACCTGCTTACATTAGACAGCTTGTATGATGATGCAATCAGAAGAAATAATCAGAACGTGAGTTACAATCCATGGGAGCCAGTCCCAGTGCATGGTGCCATGGTGCAACAACAGCCAATCCATGATCCCTTTTTCGCCTCGTCTGCTATGGCTGCACCACATTCAGTACAAATGTCAGCTATGGCCAACCAGCAGCAAGCTTTCATGTTGAATCAGCAGCATCAGCATCAGCAacagatgatgatgatggctCCCCCACCGCAACAGTCGAATCCTTTCGGAAATCCTCATGGAGCCAATGGCCACCACTACGGTCCGGGTATGCCTGTTCATGCTTCCAATCCATATGCTGGTCTCATTTAA
- the LOC111779762 gene encoding putative clathrin assembly protein At5g35200 isoform X2 — protein sequence MSGGGTQNSLRKALGALKDTTTVSLAKVNSDYKELDIAIVKATNHVERPAKEKHIRAIFAAISATRPRADVAYCIHALARRLSKTHNWAVALKTLVVIHRALREVDPTFHEELINYGRRRNHMLNLSHFKDDSSANAWDYSAWVRSYALFLEERLECFRVLKYDVETDRARTKDLDTAELLEQLPALQELLYRVLGCQPQGAAVHNFVIQLALSLVASESIKIYQAISDGTVNLVDKFFEMQRQDAMKALEIYRRAGQQAERLSEFYEVCKNLDIGRGQTFTKIEQPPASFLQAMEEYVREAPRTSTIRKDQQVADAKLAAPRDILAIEYKKEPAAQVEQPVAPPPAPSPPPPEPVKVEPAVTEPPDLLGLNDPVPEATSNLDEKNSLALAIVPDADQKTSSAPSQVNGTTTTGWELALVTAPSSNENVAATSKLAGGLDLLTLDSLYDDAIRRNNQNVSYNPWEPVPVHGAMVQQQPIHDPFFASSAMAAPHSVQMSAMANQQQAFMLNQQHQHQQQMMMMAPPPQQSNPFGNPHGANGHHYGPGMPVHASNPYAGLI from the exons ATGTCAGGTGGGGGTACACAGAACAGCTTAAGAAAAGCACTGGGGGCCCTGAAGGATACTACCACAGTTTCATTAGCTAAAGTTAACAGTGATTATAAG GAATTAGACATTGCTATAGTGAAGGCAACAAATCATGTTGAACgtcctgcaaaagaaaaacatatccGGG CTATATTCGCGGCTATCTCAGCTACCAGGCCTAGGGCTGATGTTGCATATTGCATTCATGCTTTGGCAAGAAGATTATCAAAGACGCATAATTGGGCA GTTGCATTAAAGACTTTGGTTGTTATCCATCGTGCTTTGCGGGAAGTAGACCCCACATTTCACGAAGAACTCATTAACTATGGCAGGAGAAGAAACCACATGCTTAATTTATCTCATTTTAAAGACGATTCCAGTGCTAATG CATGGGATTATTCTGCTTGGGTTCGTTCATATGCCTTATTTTTGGAGGAGAGGTTGGAATGTTTCCGTGTGCTGAAGTATGATGTTGAGACAGATCGCGCG AGAACCAAAGATCTAGATACTGCTGAGTTGCTTGAGCAGTTGCCAGCATTACAAGAGCTTCTATATCGGGTACTTGGTTGTCAG CCTCAAGGAGCCGCCGTTCATAATTTTGTAATTCAGCTAGCCCTTTCATTG GTTGCTTCTGAGAGCATCAAAATTTATCAAGCCATCAGTGATGGTACGGTAAACTTAGTTGACAAG TTTTTCGAGATGCAACGGCAAGATGCAATGAAAGCCCTGGAAATTTACAGGAGGGCTGGCCAGCAG GCGGAGAGGCTCTCTGAGTTCTATGAAGTTTGTAAAAATCTTGATATTGGGCGTGGCCAGACATTTACAAAGATTGAACAG CCCCCTGCATCATTTTTACAAGCCATGGAAGAATATGTAAGAGAAGCTCCACGGACTTCAACCATTCGTAAGGATCAG CAGGTTGCTGATGCTAAACTGGCTGCTCCTAGAGACATTTTGGCCATCGAGTACAAGAAGGAACCGGCAGCGCAAGTTGAACAGCCAGTGGCACCTCCACCAGCCCCGTCTCCCCCACCACCTGAACCAGTTAAAGTAGAACCAGCCGTGACTGAGCCACCTGACTTGTTG GGTTTGAATGATCCTGTACCTGAGGCTACTTCCAATTTGGATGAAAAGAATTCTCTGGCGTTGGCTATTGTCCCAGATG CCGATCAAAAAACCAGTTCTGCTCCAAGCCAAGTTAATGGTACTACAACTACCGGCTGGGAATTGGCACTTGTTACGGCACCAAGCTCAAATGAAAATGTAGCTGCTACAAGCAAATTG GCCGGAGGTTTGGACCTGCTTACATTAGACAGCTTGTATGATGATGCAATCAGAAGAAATAATCAGAACGTGAGTTACAATCCATGGGAGCCAGTCCCAGTGCATGGTGCCATGGTGCAACAACAGCCAATCCATGATCCCTTTTTCGCCTCGTCTGCTATGGCTGCACCACATTCAGTACAAATGTCAGCTATGGCCAACCAGCAGCAAGCTTTCATGTTGAATCAGCAGCATCAGCATCAGCAacagatgatgatgatggctCCCCCACCGCAACAGTCGAATCCTTTCGGAAATCCTCATGGAGCCAATGGCCACCACTACGGTCCGGGTATGCCTGTTCATGCTTCCAATCCATATGCTGGTCTCATTTAA
- the LOC111779762 gene encoding putative clathrin assembly protein At5g35200 isoform X4 yields the protein MSGGGTQNSLRKALGALKDTTTVSLAKVNSDYKELDIAIVKATNHVERPAKEKHIRAIFAAISATRPRADVAYCIHALARRLSKTHNWAVALKTLVVIHRALREVDPTFHEELINYGRRRNHMLNLSHFKDDSSANAWDYSAWVRSYALFLEERLECFRVLKYDVETDRARTKDLDTAELLEQLPALQELLYRVLGCQPQGAAVHNFVIQLALSLVASESIKIYQAISDGTVNLVDKFFEMQRQDAMKALEIYRRAGQQAERLSEFYEVCKNLDIGRGQTFTKIEQPPASFLQAMEEYVREAPRTSTIRKDQVADAKLAAPRDILAIEYKKEPAAQVEQPVAPPPAPSPPPPEPVKVEPAVTEPPDLLGLNDPVPEATSNLDEKNSLALAIVPDADQKTSSAPSQVNGTTTTGWELALVTAPSSNENVAATSKLAGGLDLLTLDSLYDDAIRRNNQNVSYNPWEPVPVHGAMVQQQPIHDPFFASSAMAAPHSVQMSAMANQQQAFMLNQQHQHQQQMMMMAPPPQQSNPFGNPHGANGHHYGPGMPVHASNPYAGLI from the exons ATGTCAGGTGGGGGTACACAGAACAGCTTAAGAAAAGCACTGGGGGCCCTGAAGGATACTACCACAGTTTCATTAGCTAAAGTTAACAGTGATTATAAG GAATTAGACATTGCTATAGTGAAGGCAACAAATCATGTTGAACgtcctgcaaaagaaaaacatatccGGG CTATATTCGCGGCTATCTCAGCTACCAGGCCTAGGGCTGATGTTGCATATTGCATTCATGCTTTGGCAAGAAGATTATCAAAGACGCATAATTGGGCA GTTGCATTAAAGACTTTGGTTGTTATCCATCGTGCTTTGCGGGAAGTAGACCCCACATTTCACGAAGAACTCATTAACTATGGCAGGAGAAGAAACCACATGCTTAATTTATCTCATTTTAAAGACGATTCCAGTGCTAATG CATGGGATTATTCTGCTTGGGTTCGTTCATATGCCTTATTTTTGGAGGAGAGGTTGGAATGTTTCCGTGTGCTGAAGTATGATGTTGAGACAGATCGCGCG AGAACCAAAGATCTAGATACTGCTGAGTTGCTTGAGCAGTTGCCAGCATTACAAGAGCTTCTATATCGGGTACTTGGTTGTCAG CCTCAAGGAGCCGCCGTTCATAATTTTGTAATTCAGCTAGCCCTTTCATTG GTTGCTTCTGAGAGCATCAAAATTTATCAAGCCATCAGTGATGGTACGGTAAACTTAGTTGACAAG TTTTTCGAGATGCAACGGCAAGATGCAATGAAAGCCCTGGAAATTTACAGGAGGGCTGGCCAGCAG GCGGAGAGGCTCTCTGAGTTCTATGAAGTTTGTAAAAATCTTGATATTGGGCGTGGCCAGACATTTACAAAGATTGAACAG CCCCCTGCATCATTTTTACAAGCCATGGAAGAATATGTAAGAGAAGCTCCACGGACTTCAACCATTCGTAAGGATCAG GTTGCTGATGCTAAACTGGCTGCTCCTAGAGACATTTTGGCCATCGAGTACAAGAAGGAACCGGCAGCGCAAGTTGAACAGCCAGTGGCACCTCCACCAGCCCCGTCTCCCCCACCACCTGAACCAGTTAAAGTAGAACCAGCCGTGACTGAGCCACCTGACTTGTTG GGTTTGAATGATCCTGTACCTGAGGCTACTTCCAATTTGGATGAAAAGAATTCTCTGGCGTTGGCTATTGTCCCAGATG CCGATCAAAAAACCAGTTCTGCTCCAAGCCAAGTTAATGGTACTACAACTACCGGCTGGGAATTGGCACTTGTTACGGCACCAAGCTCAAATGAAAATGTAGCTGCTACAAGCAAATTG GCCGGAGGTTTGGACCTGCTTACATTAGACAGCTTGTATGATGATGCAATCAGAAGAAATAATCAGAACGTGAGTTACAATCCATGGGAGCCAGTCCCAGTGCATGGTGCCATGGTGCAACAACAGCCAATCCATGATCCCTTTTTCGCCTCGTCTGCTATGGCTGCACCACATTCAGTACAAATGTCAGCTATGGCCAACCAGCAGCAAGCTTTCATGTTGAATCAGCAGCATCAGCATCAGCAacagatgatgatgatggctCCCCCACCGCAACAGTCGAATCCTTTCGGAAATCCTCATGGAGCCAATGGCCACCACTACGGTCCGGGTATGCCTGTTCATGCTTCCAATCCATATGCTGGTCTCATTTAA